One segment of Akkermansiaceae bacterium DNA contains the following:
- a CDS encoding 4-hydroxy-3-methylbut-2-enyl diphosphate reductase, with translation MIDPTPQPSPDLPKKRQRVNLRRPDVMAMVQAEVEQHYRSSIVEKLRSHGGELTIGNTTVRLAKQFGFCYGVERAIDLAYATRKVFADQRIFLIGEIIHNPEVNQQLSDMGIVSLPWKDMSREYDDLNDEDVVIVPAFGAPMSFMDRLAEIGCHVVDTTCGDVMKVWRRVREYAQNNVTSIIHGKAGHEETRATASRALGKEKNGQYLIILTLADADYVCDYIRGHGDKAEFMEKFANACSQGFDPDQHLTRLGVANQTTMLQSETEHLQEKIRQALVDRDGNEANYHVFDTICGATQERQNALFTMLDTSKQKPMDILLVVGGYNSSNTTHLAEIGQENLPTFFIRNAKCIESLESIMHYDLEHKEEIQSEYPGLFLQDKPAVIGVTAGASCPNNLIESTIVRAMELRGISKEDLEAVK, from the coding sequence ATGATTGATCCCACACCCCAGCCGTCCCCCGATCTCCCGAAAAAGAGGCAGCGCGTCAACCTCCGCCGTCCCGATGTGATGGCCATGGTCCAGGCCGAGGTGGAACAGCACTACAGGTCATCAATCGTCGAAAAACTCCGCTCCCATGGTGGCGAACTGACGATCGGCAACACCACCGTGCGACTCGCGAAGCAGTTTGGATTTTGTTACGGTGTGGAACGGGCCATCGACCTCGCCTACGCCACCCGCAAGGTGTTTGCCGACCAGCGCATTTTTTTGATTGGAGAAATCATCCACAACCCGGAAGTGAACCAACAACTCAGCGACATGGGTATTGTCTCACTGCCGTGGAAGGATATGTCCAGGGAGTATGACGATCTCAACGACGAGGATGTTGTCATCGTCCCCGCCTTCGGGGCCCCGATGAGCTTCATGGACAGACTCGCGGAGATTGGTTGCCACGTAGTCGATACCACCTGCGGCGATGTCATGAAAGTCTGGCGCCGGGTCCGCGAGTATGCCCAGAATAATGTCACCTCGATTATCCACGGCAAGGCAGGCCACGAGGAAACACGGGCGACGGCATCAAGGGCCCTGGGCAAGGAAAAAAACGGGCAGTATCTGATCATCCTCACCCTCGCCGATGCCGACTATGTCTGCGATTACATCCGGGGGCATGGTGACAAAGCCGAATTCATGGAAAAATTCGCCAATGCCTGCTCCCAAGGATTTGACCCCGACCAACATTTAACACGTCTCGGTGTCGCCAACCAGACCACCATGCTTCAAAGCGAAACCGAGCACCTTCAAGAGAAGATCCGGCAAGCCCTCGTTGACCGGGATGGCAACGAAGCGAATTACCACGTGTTCGACACCATCTGCGGTGCCACCCAGGAGCGACAGAACGCGCTCTTCACCATGCTTGACACCTCCAAGCAGAAGCCGATGGACATCCTGCTAGTCGTCGGTGGTTACAACAGCTCAAACACCACCCACCTGGCGGAAATCGGTCAGGAGAACCTGCCCACATTCTTTATCCGCAATGCCAAGTGTATCGAGTCGCTCGAAAGCATCATGCACTACGACCTCGAGCATAAGGAGGAAATCCAAAGCGAATACCCCGGACTATTCCTCCAGGACAAACCCGCCGTGATCGGTGTCACGGCAGGCGCTTCTTGTCCTAACAACCTGATCGAATCCACCATCGTCCGGGCCATGGAGCTACGGGGCATCAGCAAGGAAGATCTTGAGGCGGTGAAGTAG
- a CDS encoding UvrD-helicase domain-containing protein, whose protein sequence is MPGTIQSTMIRASAGSGKTFQLANRFLALMVLGVAPEKIIALTFTRKAAGEFTGRIMTRLADGAADENGATALAAQLEEIIRGTDSIPALVSGSVAGLPVMDAGFFQGKLETLIDALDRLALSTLDSYFVRIVRNFSLELGLSGFDLMEDTAISAERLSVMATIFSNHQTRKDEREAFLQSFKQATWGEEENRLCQTLEDFVKKHQNRWLAAPDPERWGGIDRLWEKGCPYPEGGDYTARAGRVRSLLGDIENAHGSYLNSWKKACDWMETRVKGTPVGTLPARLTDAIVSMDDFKMGRYLTVFSKREQVIKGELAAAIADMAGGFIRDEIEVQMKRTQGLYSVISAYEKRYHQHVRSRGRLCFSDLTLLLAGEGAMKLWEEDVRGLIDFRLDARYDHWLLDEFQDTSQPQWQAVSNLVDEIMQDTDGQRSVFVVGDSKQSIYGWRGGEPRLFDDLKEHYGERLAEWDMDRSYRSSQSVLDLVNTVCDLSAPKWRSIFPPAAIDRWLYHPHEPSGDKPGHTLVLETTLDAKDTDGDEKTGARFACMKSLIEKTEPLAHGLTCAILVSKNDQVTDIVDFLRTELPHIPVASESESVVADGPEGAVILDLFRWLRNPAHTFGQIHVSMSPLGEIINELCDTNDPKNQWRWLTGEVARHGVEALVGKIVISLRDRLTISDYGQSRLDEILAAANDFSVKGGSLDDWVSMLESRSLRETTREGVIQVMTIHKCKGLGFDMVILPELGGGKEFTDAGRLDALEKKGHLGTTEYVIKKPTKDICEADPALREMMAAWEADQCYERFCNLYVALTRAKQATYCILDPVKDGWEPRKKYDDWIREATASFTAREVLLGEVPYKVLYESGGGLPTGGRRQETGVGEVPTKPLQPATPRLARKIASQTKKQQAGDLLRNGKGMRFGNVVHAHFEKITWLDELPELDDKAAAGLVLECLETKSIRPHFMRPQGDYQLLREQPFETRQDDQWISGVIDRAVIHLENGKPVRITIIDFKTDRDESTESLAGKYSGQLDTYRTAMHRITGVPEEDITCFLLSTALKEMVPV, encoded by the coding sequence ATGCCAGGCACCATTCAGAGTACCATGATCCGCGCCTCAGCTGGTAGCGGGAAGACCTTCCAACTCGCCAACCGCTTTCTCGCCCTGATGGTTCTCGGCGTTGCGCCGGAAAAAATCATCGCGCTCACCTTTACCCGTAAGGCGGCGGGGGAGTTCACCGGGAGGATCATGACCCGCTTGGCCGACGGGGCAGCAGATGAAAATGGTGCGACCGCGCTCGCCGCGCAACTGGAGGAAATCATCCGGGGCACCGACAGCATACCGGCGCTCGTCTCAGGTTCGGTCGCCGGGCTGCCCGTGATGGATGCCGGGTTTTTCCAAGGGAAACTGGAAACGCTTATCGATGCCCTCGACCGTCTGGCGCTATCCACTCTCGATAGCTACTTCGTCCGGATTGTGCGCAATTTTTCGCTCGAACTAGGCCTCAGTGGGTTTGACCTGATGGAGGACACCGCCATCTCAGCCGAACGCCTGAGTGTGATGGCCACCATTTTTTCCAACCATCAAACCCGCAAGGACGAGCGCGAGGCCTTTCTCCAATCGTTTAAACAAGCGACCTGGGGCGAGGAGGAGAATCGACTCTGCCAGACACTGGAAGACTTTGTCAAAAAACACCAGAACCGCTGGCTGGCCGCGCCTGATCCTGAACGCTGGGGTGGGATCGACAGGCTCTGGGAAAAGGGATGTCCCTATCCGGAGGGTGGCGATTACACCGCCAGGGCCGGGCGTGTCAGGTCTTTGTTAGGCGATATTGAAAATGCGCATGGCTCCTACTTGAACTCTTGGAAAAAGGCATGCGACTGGATGGAAACCCGCGTGAAAGGAACCCCGGTGGGCACGTTGCCGGCCCGCTTGACCGATGCGATTGTCTCCATGGATGATTTTAAAATGGGTCGCTATCTCACTGTGTTTTCAAAGCGCGAGCAAGTGATCAAAGGCGAGCTGGCCGCGGCCATCGCCGATATGGCGGGCGGTTTCATCCGGGATGAAATCGAAGTCCAGATGAAACGCACCCAGGGGCTTTACTCGGTGATCTCGGCCTATGAAAAACGCTACCACCAGCATGTGCGGAGTCGGGGCCGACTCTGCTTCTCCGACCTGACCCTGCTGCTGGCAGGTGAGGGCGCGATGAAACTGTGGGAGGAGGATGTCAGGGGCTTGATCGACTTCCGGCTCGATGCCCGCTACGACCATTGGTTGTTAGATGAATTCCAGGACACCTCCCAGCCGCAGTGGCAGGCGGTTTCCAATCTGGTGGATGAAATCATGCAGGACACCGACGGCCAACGTTCGGTCTTTGTGGTAGGTGACAGCAAACAAAGCATCTACGGCTGGCGCGGTGGTGAGCCCCGGCTCTTTGATGACCTCAAGGAGCACTACGGCGAGCGACTCGCCGAGTGGGATATGGATCGCTCATACCGCTCGTCCCAGAGTGTGCTGGACCTGGTCAATACCGTCTGTGATCTGTCGGCCCCCAAATGGCGGTCCATATTCCCCCCCGCAGCCATCGACCGGTGGCTCTATCACCCCCATGAACCTAGCGGGGACAAACCGGGTCACACCCTGGTTTTGGAAACAACACTCGATGCCAAGGACACGGATGGCGATGAAAAAACCGGGGCCCGTTTCGCTTGTATGAAATCCCTCATCGAAAAAACCGAGCCGCTGGCCCACGGGTTGACCTGCGCTATACTGGTGAGCAAAAACGATCAGGTCACCGACATCGTTGATTTTCTTCGCACGGAACTTCCCCATATCCCTGTGGCTTCTGAATCAGAAAGTGTCGTGGCAGACGGGCCGGAGGGGGCGGTGATTCTCGACCTGTTCCGGTGGTTACGAAATCCCGCCCACACCTTTGGCCAGATCCACGTTTCCATGTCGCCGCTCGGGGAGATTATTAACGAGCTGTGTGATACAAATGACCCGAAAAACCAGTGGCGCTGGCTTACCGGCGAGGTGGCTAGACATGGGGTGGAGGCACTTGTCGGTAAGATTGTTATATCCCTGCGTGATCGATTAACAATATCCGACTACGGCCAGTCCCGGCTTGATGAGATCCTCGCAGCCGCCAACGACTTTTCAGTTAAGGGTGGAAGTCTTGACGACTGGGTAAGTATGTTAGAGAGCCGTTCACTGCGCGAAACCACGCGTGAGGGGGTGATTCAGGTGATGACCATCCACAAGTGCAAGGGGCTTGGCTTCGATATGGTGATCCTGCCTGAACTCGGGGGGGGCAAGGAGTTCACTGACGCGGGTCGCCTGGATGCCTTGGAAAAAAAAGGGCATCTCGGCACCACCGAATACGTGATTAAAAAACCCACCAAGGACATCTGCGAAGCCGACCCCGCACTTCGCGAGATGATGGCTGCCTGGGAGGCCGACCAATGTTACGAACGTTTTTGTAACCTCTACGTCGCCCTGACCCGGGCCAAACAGGCCACCTACTGCATTCTCGATCCCGTGAAAGACGGGTGGGAGCCACGGAAGAAGTATGACGATTGGATACGTGAAGCAACCGCATCGTTTACGGCTCGTGAGGTTTTGTTAGGTGAGGTCCCATACAAGGTTCTCTATGAATCCGGGGGGGGGCTGCCGACGGGAGGCAGAAGGCAGGAAACAGGTGTCGGGGAGGTTCCAACAAAGCCGCTCCAGCCTGCGACGCCACGACTGGCCAGGAAGATTGCCAGCCAAACGAAGAAGCAACAAGCTGGAGATTTACTCAGGAACGGGAAAGGCATGCGTTTTGGCAATGTGGTACACGCCCACTTTGAGAAAATCACCTGGTTGGATGAGCTTCCTGAACTTGATGACAAGGCGGCAGCCGGCCTTGTGCTGGAATGTCTGGAGACAAAGTCGATCCGCCCCCACTTCATGCGCCCGCAAGGCGATTACCAGCTGCTCCGCGAACAACCCTTCGAAACGCGGCAAGACGACCAATGGATCAGTGGTGTCATCGACCGCGCTGTCATTCATTTGGAGAACGGCAAACCCGTCAGAATCACCATCATCGACTTTAAAACCGACCGTGACGAGAGTACCGAGTCACTTGCCGGGAAATACTCCGGGCAACTCGACACCTACCGCACGGCCATGCACCGGATTACCGGGGTGCCGGAGGAAGACATCACCTGCTTCCTGCTCTCCACGGCCTTGAAGGAAATGGTGCCCGTTTAA
- a CDS encoding c-type cytochrome, with protein sequence MEHFKLPADLEISVWATSPHLYNPTNIDIDHKGRIWVAEGVNYRRHNGRRPGGDRIAVLEDTNGDGKCDKSHTFVQEKGLVAPLGVAVFDNRVYVSQPPELIVYTDVNRDLKFDPAVDKREVLLTGFNARNHDHSLHSLTAGPDGKFYFNNGNCGAVFKDRSGRNFYMGGPYKGGGGDWLVDHLAVSGKRSDDGHIWTAGFTVRINPDGTNAEIVGHGYRNSYEQSLDSYGNVFQNDNDDPPACRVSYVLEYGCAGYFTRDAKQLYRTVKRPGQDHGRAHWRQDDPGTMDAGHIYGGGSPTGVTMYENGALPEKYNGAFFSCEPGKNTIFHYNPTPKGATFKLEQDNLVTTNPDKKYAGSDFVGGGADASDSKILFRPSDICVGPDGALYVCDWYDARVGGHADRDDSCSGTIYRIAPKGFKPNIPGFDLETIEGAVTALKSPAVNTRYLGFRALKNHGETALPAVGNLLNETNEHIAARAIWLLPHLGKKGQSECVKLLKVGYPHIRLTAYRALRRAGMDILPYAQQLATDPDPGVRRDVALSLRDLPAEQTKGIFAVLAAQVDHTDKNAVEAIGLGAANQENEIWLAIKAAMKPGAPHAWSDQFARLTWRLWPSAAVPDLVARAIHPSLTPEARKLAVESLAFINHRSSVDAMLALADNPLTKASATYWLLRNGLGEWKQYNIAAELKKRNIYDPSKIKPVAVTVAAPAKPQFSVKDVLALKGDATRGKATITRCVMCHQIGETGPNYGPSLKGWGAGQSSDVIARSIIEPSADIAHGYEGTVIPLKAGGEIHGLLSSDSDPLIITSTGGQTQMIPRHLVKGKPRHLKRSLMLSADQLGLTAQDVADLIEYMKVWK encoded by the coding sequence CTGGAGCATTTCAAACTCCCCGCCGACCTCGAAATCTCGGTCTGGGCAACCTCCCCCCACCTTTACAACCCGACGAATATCGACATCGACCACAAAGGTCGGATCTGGGTGGCCGAAGGAGTCAACTATCGCCGACACAATGGCCGCCGACCAGGAGGTGACCGCATCGCTGTGTTAGAGGACACCAACGGTGATGGGAAATGCGACAAGTCACACACTTTTGTTCAGGAAAAAGGCCTCGTCGCCCCTCTCGGTGTCGCTGTTTTTGATAACAGGGTTTATGTATCACAGCCACCCGAGCTCATCGTCTACACCGACGTTAATCGTGATCTCAAATTCGACCCCGCGGTCGACAAACGCGAAGTCCTGCTCACTGGGTTCAATGCCCGCAACCACGACCATTCACTGCACTCACTCACGGCCGGGCCTGACGGGAAATTTTACTTTAACAACGGCAACTGCGGCGCGGTTTTCAAAGACCGCTCAGGCAGGAATTTCTACATGGGCGGCCCCTACAAAGGTGGCGGTGGCGATTGGCTGGTCGATCACCTCGCCGTCTCCGGAAAACGCTCCGATGACGGTCATATCTGGACCGCCGGCTTCACCGTGCGCATCAACCCGGATGGCACCAACGCCGAAATCGTCGGCCACGGCTACCGTAACTCATACGAGCAGTCGCTCGATTCCTACGGCAACGTTTTCCAAAACGACAACGACGACCCGCCCGCCTGCCGCGTTTCCTACGTCCTCGAATACGGATGCGCCGGGTATTTCACCCGCGACGCAAAACAGCTGTATCGCACGGTCAAACGCCCCGGCCAGGATCACGGACGCGCCCACTGGCGCCAGGACGACCCTGGTACCATGGATGCCGGCCACATCTACGGTGGCGGCTCGCCCACCGGCGTCACCATGTATGAAAACGGCGCCCTGCCGGAGAAATACAACGGTGCCTTCTTCTCCTGTGAACCAGGAAAAAACACCATCTTCCACTACAACCCCACCCCCAAGGGCGCTACCTTCAAACTCGAACAGGACAACCTCGTCACCACCAATCCGGACAAGAAATACGCAGGCTCGGATTTCGTTGGTGGTGGAGCCGATGCCAGCGACAGCAAAATACTCTTCCGTCCATCCGACATCTGTGTCGGCCCCGACGGTGCGCTTTATGTGTGCGACTGGTATGATGCCCGTGTCGGCGGCCACGCCGATCGCGATGACTCGTGCTCGGGCACCATTTACCGCATTGCACCGAAAGGCTTCAAACCTAACATCCCCGGCTTCGATCTCGAAACCATCGAGGGGGCGGTCACCGCCCTCAAGAGCCCCGCCGTCAATACCCGTTATCTCGGCTTTCGCGCCCTGAAAAATCACGGCGAAACCGCCCTCCCCGCCGTTGGCAACCTGCTCAACGAAACCAACGAGCACATTGCCGCCCGTGCCATCTGGTTGCTCCCGCACCTTGGGAAAAAGGGCCAGTCGGAGTGTGTCAAACTCCTCAAGGTCGGCTACCCGCATATCCGCCTGACCGCCTATCGCGCCCTAAGGCGGGCCGGCATGGACATCCTCCCCTACGCGCAACAGCTCGCCACCGACCCCGATCCCGGTGTCCGCCGCGATGTCGCCCTCTCCCTCCGCGACCTTCCTGCGGAACAAACCAAGGGCATCTTCGCCGTGCTCGCCGCACAGGTCGACCACACGGATAAAAACGCAGTTGAAGCCATCGGACTTGGTGCCGCCAACCAGGAAAACGAAATCTGGCTCGCGATCAAAGCCGCCATGAAACCCGGCGCGCCGCACGCATGGTCGGATCAATTTGCCAGACTCACCTGGAGACTCTGGCCGTCCGCCGCTGTCCCCGATCTCGTGGCCCGGGCCATCCATCCCAGCCTAACACCTGAAGCGCGTAAACTCGCCGTCGAGTCCCTCGCATTCATCAACCACCGCTCATCCGTCGATGCCATGCTTGCCTTGGCAGACAACCCGCTTACCAAAGCCAGCGCCACCTACTGGCTGCTGCGCAATGGGCTTGGCGAATGGAAACAGTACAACATCGCCGCCGAGCTCAAAAAACGGAACATCTATGATCCTTCAAAAATCAAACCTGTCGCCGTCACCGTCGCGGCACCTGCAAAACCCCAATTCAGCGTCAAAGACGTGCTCGCCCTCAAAGGCGACGCCACCCGTGGCAAGGCAACCATCACCCGCTGCGTCATGTGTCACCAGATCGGGGAAACCGGCCCTAACTACGGACCTTCCCTCAAAGGCTGGGGTGCCGGACAAAGCTCGGATGTCATCGCACGCTCGATCATCGAACCCTCTGCCGACATCGCCCACGGATACGAGGGAACGGTCATCCCGTTGAAGGCAGGTGGCGAAATCCACGGTCTGCTCAGCAGTGACTCCGATCCGCTCATCATCACCTCCACGGGTGGACAGACCCAGATGATCCCCCGCCACCTCGTCAAAGGCAAACCCCGCCACCTCAAGCGCTCGCTGATGCTCAGCGCCGATCAGTTAGGCCTCACAGCCCAAGACGTCGCCGACCTCATCGAGTATATGAAAGTCTGGAAATAA
- a CDS encoding ThuA domain-containing protein → MRFLIRLTTLLSLLLLGIVPAHAKKKILFLAGPPSHGNGEHEFRAGCMLLADALNASGADVEAKVHYYGWPKDESIFEGVDACIIYADAGGQLGNKVGFLDQKVKAGMGIMFMHYGVHPSKEIGEKYFKHWIGGYMETGWSVNPHWIADIEARKNHPVAHGLAKPITAFDEFYWNMRFPSKDECDCCHPLATATPTPEKVVRYINLWNEHGEKCFGTEQALMWCRDPKPGAGGRGIGFVGGHYHRNWAIDDFRKLVLNAIVWLARAEVPENGIPSKPVTLDMLNANLDRPVKGKPVQLPTEALLQQKPMPLPDLKAKSAGKKKARGKNRDAGKKKR, encoded by the coding sequence ATGCGATTCCTCATCCGACTTACCACCCTGCTCTCACTTCTCCTCCTCGGCATTGTTCCTGCGCACGCCAAGAAAAAGATCCTCTTTCTCGCAGGGCCGCCAAGCCATGGCAACGGAGAGCACGAATTCCGCGCCGGCTGTATGCTGCTTGCCGATGCCCTCAACGCCAGCGGTGCCGATGTCGAAGCCAAAGTCCACTACTACGGCTGGCCGAAGGATGAATCCATCTTCGAGGGGGTCGACGCATGCATCATTTACGCCGATGCCGGGGGCCAGCTTGGAAACAAGGTCGGGTTTCTCGATCAAAAAGTCAAAGCCGGTATGGGGATCATGTTTATGCACTACGGGGTACACCCCAGCAAAGAAATCGGAGAAAAATACTTCAAACACTGGATCGGCGGATACATGGAAACCGGCTGGTCGGTGAACCCACACTGGATCGCGGACATCGAAGCCCGGAAAAACCACCCGGTTGCCCATGGCCTCGCCAAACCCATTACCGCTTTTGATGAATTTTACTGGAACATGCGCTTCCCCAGCAAAGATGAATGTGACTGTTGCCATCCGCTTGCCACCGCCACCCCTACCCCTGAAAAAGTCGTCCGCTATATCAACCTGTGGAACGAGCATGGTGAAAAATGCTTCGGCACCGAGCAGGCGCTGATGTGGTGCCGTGACCCGAAACCGGGCGCGGGTGGACGCGGCATCGGCTTTGTCGGCGGCCACTACCATCGGAACTGGGCCATCGATGATTTCCGTAAACTTGTACTCAATGCCATCGTCTGGCTTGCCCGGGCTGAGGTCCCCGAAAACGGAATCCCATCAAAACCAGTCACCCTCGATATGCTCAATGCCAATCTGGATCGTCCGGTGAAAGGCAAACCCGTCCAGCTCCCCACAGAGGCACTGCTTCAGCAAAAACCGATGCCGCTCCCAGACCTCAAAGCGAAGTCCGCAGGCAAGAAGAAAGCCCGGGGCAAGAACAGGGATGCTGGTAAAAAAAAACGCTAG
- a CDS encoding TIGR02206 family membrane protein: MLAAFELYGIGHVGALISLAAVAVLVVRRCGKGEHTARAKSAISLLAFCCFAAYPVNQAAWESVGGTASLTAIIPLHLCDVAAFLCGFALITRRALLCELSYFWGLAGTVQGLLTPNLPYDFPHPVFLAFFMQHGVVVITALLLPLGLGWRPRQRAWLRAFAWIMVYAVAATIVNLALGTNFGFLMGKPTEASLLDIMPPWPGYILFLVALAGLLFYLLELPFKKSQQK, translated from the coding sequence ATGCTTGCAGCCTTCGAACTCTACGGCATCGGCCATGTGGGAGCATTGATCTCGCTCGCCGCAGTTGCGGTGCTGGTGGTCCGCCGGTGTGGAAAAGGCGAACACACGGCCCGGGCAAAATCGGCGATCTCGCTGCTGGCCTTCTGTTGTTTTGCCGCCTACCCGGTCAATCAGGCCGCCTGGGAGTCGGTGGGCGGCACGGCGTCACTGACAGCGATCATCCCTCTTCACCTCTGTGATGTTGCGGCATTTCTCTGCGGCTTCGCCCTGATCACACGACGCGCACTGCTGTGTGAACTATCCTATTTCTGGGGGCTGGCTGGAACCGTGCAAGGATTGCTGACACCCAACCTCCCCTACGACTTCCCCCACCCCGTGTTTCTGGCCTTTTTTATGCAGCACGGCGTGGTTGTGATCACCGCTTTGCTGCTGCCGCTCGGGCTCGGTTGGCGGCCGCGCCAAAGGGCGTGGCTCAGGGCATTCGCGTGGATCATGGTCTATGCCGTGGCCGCCACGATCGTCAATCTGGCGCTGGGTACGAATTTCGGTTTCCTGATGGGCAAACCGACCGAAGCCAGCCTGCTGGACATCATGCCGCCGTGGCCGGGCTATATTCTCTTCCTGGTTGCACTGGCTGGACTCCTTTTTTACCTGCTTGAACTACCCTTTAAAAAGAGTCAGCAAAAATAG
- a CDS encoding tetratricopeptide repeat protein yields MIRTTFRRLSCRHSLILLLAMALVPTVGFGKEVPVTPAAGKPEKKVPFSLNQVVDARVAKMAVPEPRPDMVGIKMSISSPSPKAREHVQQGLALVHAQWDFEAYRHFCAALVEDEDCLMAYCGVALALAKPYSEYSEYRRVAVERMLDLLDADDKAVAEGKAGRYPMVEKKFVLATAALSTSPRTAGALFHKVAEEYPQAIQARLLSVFMTRGGYDVLGNPSLEQDFAIKKTRELLKLHPDNPMVLGFWLALNAEVPNQAMDIKKEILPYARQLVKKCPRVPSWQHTLGHFEWRAGNYLLAERAFTRAAELYAEWMKREGVGPNDCEGYIRAKCYLANTLYQRGDFPSAMRVAKEIRAMKLDPERPRSPGNQILLWCGYTLPARLYAAHGADGDLNRALESFPSKEALAPYAAHAKYPTLAGVYVEALSAYIGSRKAIAAQDLTAAKTLRDVTFRSRIVSMAKVAEGAMRSSDYSHYFNAGSSLAIYDMELAGLIALNGPEDMRMAASNWFRSARDKQGIPSLMMPPAVISPMENRLAEYYLRTGDNAAAYEAYQEGLKRYPNNMSSLLGAKRCLELLGKKEDAARVQKHIELVRKR; encoded by the coding sequence ATGATTCGCACCACCTTTCGCAGACTGTCCTGCAGGCACTCACTCATTTTACTGCTTGCCATGGCTTTGGTGCCGACGGTGGGCTTTGGCAAGGAAGTCCCGGTCACCCCGGCTGCCGGAAAGCCGGAGAAAAAAGTTCCTTTTTCACTCAATCAGGTTGTGGATGCCCGTGTGGCCAAGATGGCGGTGCCCGAGCCTCGCCCGGACATGGTGGGTATCAAGATGAGTATTTCATCCCCATCGCCGAAGGCACGTGAGCATGTCCAGCAGGGGCTGGCCCTGGTACATGCCCAGTGGGATTTTGAAGCCTACCGGCATTTCTGCGCTGCGCTGGTCGAGGACGAGGATTGTCTGATGGCATACTGTGGCGTGGCGCTGGCATTGGCCAAACCCTACAGTGAGTATTCGGAATACCGCAGGGTAGCGGTGGAGCGGATGCTGGATCTGCTGGATGCCGATGACAAAGCTGTTGCGGAGGGGAAGGCGGGGCGTTATCCCATGGTGGAAAAGAAATTTGTCCTGGCGACGGCTGCGTTGTCGACCAGTCCCCGCACGGCGGGTGCCTTGTTTCACAAAGTGGCAGAGGAGTATCCGCAAGCGATCCAGGCGCGGTTGTTGTCGGTGTTTATGACGCGTGGTGGCTATGACGTGTTAGGCAACCCCTCGCTGGAGCAGGACTTTGCCATTAAGAAAACGCGTGAGCTTCTGAAACTGCATCCTGACAATCCGATGGTGCTCGGCTTCTGGTTGGCACTGAATGCCGAGGTCCCCAACCAGGCGATGGATATTAAAAAGGAAATACTTCCCTACGCCAGGCAACTGGTGAAAAAGTGCCCACGCGTGCCATCGTGGCAACACACGCTGGGTCACTTCGAATGGCGTGCCGGGAACTATCTGCTTGCCGAGCGGGCCTTTACCCGGGCAGCCGAGCTTTATGCCGAATGGATGAAGCGGGAAGGGGTCGGGCCGAATGACTGTGAGGGGTATATCAGAGCAAAATGTTATCTGGCGAATACCCTCTACCAGCGCGGTGATTTTCCTAGTGCCATGAGGGTAGCCAAGGAGATCAGGGCGATGAAACTCGATCCTGAGAGGCCACGTTCTCCGGGAAACCAGATTCTTCTTTGGTGTGGATATACGCTTCCCGCCCGCCTGTATGCAGCCCATGGAGCTGACGGGGACTTGAACCGTGCGCTGGAATCATTTCCCAGCAAGGAAGCATTGGCTCCCTACGCCGCCCATGCCAAGTATCCTACCCTGGCCGGAGTCTATGTGGAGGCACTGAGTGCCTATATTGGCAGCAGGAAAGCGATCGCCGCACAAGACCTCACCGCCGCCAAGACGTTGCGCGATGTGACATTCCGGAGCCGGATTGTTTCCATGGCCAAGGTGGCCGAGGGGGCGATGCGGTCGAGCGATTACTCACACTATTTCAATGCCGGTAGCAGTCTGGCCATTTATGATATGGAGCTCGCAGGGTTAATTGCGTTGAATGGCCCGGAAGACATGAGGATGGCGGCATCCAACTGGTTTAGATCGGCCCGTGATAAACAGGGGATTCCCTCATTGATGATGCCGCCCGCTGTGATTTCCCCCATGGAAAACCGGCTCGCTGAGTACTACCTTCGTACGGGGGATAACGCAGCTGCTTATGAAGCCTATCAAGAGGGGTTGAAGCGTTACCCTAACAATATGTCATCTTTGTTAGGTGCAAAACGCTGCCTCGAGCTTCTGGGGAAAAAGGAAGACGCGGCCCGGGTGCAGAAACACATCGAGCTGGTTAGGAAACGGTGA